Proteins found in one Fulvitalea axinellae genomic segment:
- a CDS encoding fasciclin domain-containing protein, which translates to MRLCLRIFKGAFVLVVLILYGCQDRFEDYKVSGSLSGRLVTAMEEVEEGDLSQFVKGIDILNMRDDLEKSTYTVFPPTDDAVFKYLKDKFGVSDISEIPEEEVKKIVRGHIIRDAWSWDQLLIANNSGWGKKPGDPGYGLKADWNFKFKSIYNAKPYEVTDKKTGKTYKLSRETDYLPIFDFEPESGIKEEEDYTFLFPDSEFTGYNIHAAISTRPNQKTLNGYFHVIDRVIPPLGNLEMLLAESKDFTVFYDILNRFSKYSYDEKSTLAQKGEVKDSLYDKYYNSKYVDFVAFDVNPKNAYSHWYTEKVNNVATIPSDEALNAFLDETFIEPGYFGSVDDIPNEALWPLIMNHTQFARYTVMQWLRPSDLDYFTTGNKEFASIDKDEVFFTAFLNNAVVYGINRTLAPRGYASVMRKLSLDSKYSMMLRLMNRNETVATLMNAQGITSTVLAPSDDAFEAAGYTFDEKANKFMWFDPDKGKDVEVSSTMLDRIFISHMLYDVDLQDFTSRSFIQNMDGESRIRVQDGKLYSGGNYEIDEQKAVEVVATDKGGDNGTFYEISDLLLPPRFSVNHYLTDPSRHEYEEFVKLLEKAGLIKNSIFKSVVLLAGEGPFTVIVPSNAVILANKDKIPEDPDELRDFLSYYFIQEEALFSENNINDEFLTLSETAAKDVFRKIKVSTENGTLGFTDLKGGKAKVIEDVRYSNILAYRGTIHLIDNLLWIK; encoded by the coding sequence ATGAGATTATGTCTACGAATTTTTAAAGGGGCATTTGTCCTTGTCGTATTGATTCTTTACGGTTGTCAGGACCGTTTTGAGGATTATAAAGTTTCAGGAAGCTTGTCGGGTCGTTTGGTTACGGCTATGGAAGAAGTTGAGGAAGGTGATTTGTCGCAGTTTGTTAAGGGTATTGATATTCTGAATATGAGGGATGACCTCGAGAAGAGTACATATACCGTTTTTCCTCCAACGGATGACGCCGTTTTCAAATACCTTAAAGACAAGTTTGGAGTTTCGGACATTAGCGAGATTCCCGAAGAAGAGGTAAAGAAGATCGTTCGCGGGCATATTATCCGTGACGCGTGGTCTTGGGATCAGTTGTTAATCGCCAATAATTCCGGTTGGGGAAAAAAACCGGGGGATCCGGGATATGGCTTAAAGGCGGACTGGAACTTTAAGTTCAAGTCTATTTATAATGCCAAACCTTATGAAGTAACGGACAAGAAAACGGGAAAGACATATAAGCTTTCCAGAGAAACGGATTATCTCCCAATCTTTGATTTTGAACCGGAAAGCGGAATAAAAGAAGAGGAGGATTACACTTTCTTATTCCCCGACAGTGAATTTACAGGTTATAATATTCATGCGGCGATCTCCACAAGGCCAAATCAAAAGACGCTAAACGGTTATTTCCATGTAATCGACAGAGTGATCCCGCCACTTGGTAATTTGGAGATGCTTTTGGCTGAGAGTAAGGATTTTACCGTTTTTTATGATATTCTAAACCGGTTTTCGAAATATTCTTATGATGAGAAAAGCACATTAGCTCAAAAAGGAGAGGTTAAGGACTCGTTGTACGATAAGTATTACAATAGCAAGTACGTGGACTTTGTGGCGTTTGATGTAAACCCGAAAAACGCTTATTCGCATTGGTATACCGAAAAGGTCAATAACGTAGCCACTATACCAAGTGATGAAGCGTTGAATGCTTTTCTGGACGAGACCTTTATTGAACCTGGTTATTTCGGTTCTGTGGATGATATTCCGAATGAAGCGTTATGGCCATTGATCATGAACCATACCCAATTTGCCAGATATACGGTAATGCAATGGCTCAGGCCTTCGGATTTGGATTATTTCACTACAGGAAATAAGGAATTCGCCAGTATAGATAAAGATGAGGTGTTTTTTACCGCATTTCTGAATAACGCTGTTGTTTATGGCATTAACAGGACATTGGCCCCTCGTGGATATGCGTCTGTTATGCGCAAACTTTCGCTTGACTCCAAGTATTCCATGATGCTTAGGCTAATGAACAGGAATGAAACCGTTGCTACATTGATGAATGCGCAGGGAATAACCTCTACGGTACTTGCTCCAAGTGACGATGCGTTTGAGGCCGCAGGCTATACTTTTGATGAAAAAGCGAATAAGTTCATGTGGTTCGACCCCGACAAGGGAAAAGACGTAGAGGTTTCCTCTACTATGTTGGATCGGATTTTTATATCCCATATGCTTTATGACGTCGACCTGCAAGATTTTACGAGTCGTTCTTTTATCCAGAATATGGATGGTGAAAGCCGGATTAGGGTTCAGGACGGTAAACTCTATTCGGGAGGAAACTATGAGATAGACGAACAGAAGGCTGTGGAAGTTGTAGCCACGGATAAGGGTGGAGATAACGGAACATTCTATGAGATATCGGACCTGTTACTGCCTCCTCGTTTTTCCGTAAATCATTATTTGACAGACCCTTCGAGGCATGAATACGAAGAGTTTGTAAAATTACTTGAGAAAGCAGGGCTAATTAAAAATAGTATATTCAAAAGTGTTGTCTTGTTGGCGGGTGAGGGGCCTTTTACTGTAATAGTGCCGTCAAATGCGGTGATTTTGGCAAACAAAGATAAGATTCCGGAGGACCCGGATGAGCTTAGGGACTTCTTGTCATATTATTTTATACAGGAAGAGGCTTTGTTTTCCGAAAATAATATTAACGACGAATTTCTGACCCTCTCAGAAACGGCGGCGAAAGATGTCTTCAGAAAAATCAAGGTATCGACCGAAAACGGGACTTTGGGTTTCACTGACCTAAAAGGTGGAAAGGCCAAGGTAATCGAGGATGTTCGTTACAGTAACATTCTGGCTTACAGAGGGACTATTCACCTCATCGACAATCTTTTGTGGATAAAATAA
- a CDS encoding SusC/RagA family TonB-linked outer membrane protein gives MKKLMTICVILFSVLSAEIWAQENRVLQGYIKDKETGEALPGATVIEVDAEERHIHGVVTDINGFYMIKIVEPNSKLKISFVGYKTQTINIGGRSQLNLELEDDSQQLETVVVQEERYTSDGFIAMRDKVSAVAQINLDDLDEMGVASVDEMLQGQISNVDITALSGDPGAGMQIRIRGTATITGDREPLIILDGMPYDVEIDNTFDFNSADTRDYGSLLSIAPDDIQKIEVLKDAASAAIWGAKAANGVIEITTKRGRKSKPKLRYNFKAFRSEQPDPVPLLNGGDYVTLQKQAFFNQKGQSEDSDILELNYDQDWDLYHNYAQDTDWLDEITQAGQSQEHNLSITGGGDKARYRVGVGLFDQEGTTVGTALERLSFRANMDFNVSTRLMISSDFSYTRSENERTYYGDERSVARLKMPNQSVYEYDSLGNKSGRYFLDPRTNAFQAKYKSGDKDKAMYNPVAVINEGRNSYLENKLRSTFRLRYNITEYLMLQSSITFDLVNGRTKKFLPIEASSDFWNSSATNKSSEGNAEVFRSQTLTKLIYTPNLGDDHSVTVMGQWQTSDSRSASYAASAGGLPSGSFDDPGLGSALSDLSSENGLGRSMGGLIRAHYKWKDRYMINAGIRADASSKFGDDTKWGNFPFGGVAWRASEESFLRDKTWLNELKIRGSFGVNGRSPSGMGHFSIYKTGGSYIDQGTVYPDNVKLKNLKWERVTQANLGFELAAYDNRFNAEFDVYEKVSTDLLWDLNVPTSSGFSKYKMNAGGMTNRGIELALRAVPIQTKDWRLDLQFNISRNENRVDEVPDNFSLTKGNMRENGNYATKVTEGNPIGGFYGYVYKGVYSVDSEAIVYDKNGEQVIDPITGYPLRMLMSGSNYRFREGDASYADLDYDGEIGENDVAYLGSSNPKYTGGFGFRIRYKGLSLSSNFHFRQGQDIVNIARMKTENMYTKNNQSTATMNRWRFPGDQTDIPRAVHGMAYNWLGSDRFVEDGSFVRWKNLSVNYRFAKELIKKFNLSDLSVFATAYNLYTFTEYTGQDPEVPLGADPYFFGKDTSTTPPSRTYTLGMTVIF, from the coding sequence ATGAAAAAGCTAATGACAATCTGTGTCATCTTGTTTTCCGTGTTGTCCGCAGAAATATGGGCACAGGAAAATAGGGTGCTTCAGGGATATATAAAAGATAAAGAGACGGGAGAGGCCTTGCCGGGAGCCACCGTTATCGAGGTGGATGCCGAGGAAAGGCATATTCACGGAGTGGTTACCGACATTAACGGTTTTTATATGATAAAAATCGTGGAGCCTAACTCAAAGCTCAAAATTAGTTTTGTGGGGTATAAAACCCAGACAATCAATATTGGTGGGAGAAGCCAACTGAACTTGGAGCTAGAGGATGATAGCCAGCAACTGGAGACGGTGGTAGTACAAGAAGAACGTTATACATCTGACGGGTTTATTGCCATGCGGGATAAGGTGTCGGCAGTAGCGCAAATCAATTTGGATGATCTGGATGAAATGGGCGTGGCCTCAGTTGACGAAATGCTTCAGGGGCAAATCAGTAACGTGGATATCACGGCGCTTTCCGGTGATCCAGGAGCGGGCATGCAGATTAGAATTAGGGGAACTGCCACTATTACCGGTGACAGGGAGCCCTTGATCATTTTGGACGGAATGCCTTACGATGTGGAAATCGACAACACTTTCGATTTTAATTCCGCAGACACTAGGGATTATGGCTCACTTCTTTCGATTGCGCCTGACGATATCCAGAAGATCGAGGTTTTGAAAGATGCCGCTTCAGCCGCTATTTGGGGAGCCAAGGCTGCAAATGGTGTAATCGAGATTACCACGAAAAGAGGGCGGAAATCGAAGCCAAAGTTGAGATATAACTTCAAAGCGTTTCGGTCTGAACAGCCAGATCCAGTTCCGTTGCTTAACGGTGGGGATTACGTGACATTACAGAAGCAGGCCTTTTTTAACCAGAAAGGTCAGAGTGAAGACAGTGACATTCTGGAATTAAATTATGATCAGGATTGGGATCTTTATCACAATTATGCGCAAGACACGGATTGGCTCGACGAGATAACCCAAGCGGGGCAGAGTCAGGAACATAACTTATCGATCACGGGCGGTGGTGACAAAGCCAGATATCGAGTGGGTGTGGGGCTCTTCGATCAGGAAGGAACAACCGTCGGTACGGCTTTGGAGCGCCTTTCTTTTAGGGCGAATATGGACTTTAACGTTTCCACCAGATTAATGATAAGCTCCGATTTTTCATATACAAGGTCTGAAAATGAGAGAACATATTATGGTGATGAGAGGTCGGTGGCACGTTTGAAAATGCCAAACCAAAGCGTATATGAGTATGATAGCTTAGGGAATAAAAGCGGTCGTTATTTTCTTGACCCAAGGACAAATGCTTTTCAGGCTAAGTACAAGTCGGGGGATAAGGATAAAGCGATGTATAACCCGGTTGCTGTTATTAACGAAGGTCGGAACTCATATTTGGAGAATAAGCTTAGGTCTACATTCCGTTTGAGATATAATATAACGGAGTATTTGATGTTGCAATCTTCCATTACGTTTGATTTGGTGAACGGACGGACAAAGAAGTTCTTGCCAATAGAAGCATCGAGTGATTTTTGGAATTCTTCAGCTACAAACAAGTCATCGGAGGGAAATGCGGAAGTTTTCCGATCCCAGACATTGACAAAACTGATATACACTCCTAATCTTGGTGATGATCACAGTGTAACAGTTATGGGCCAATGGCAAACGTCAGATAGCCGTAGCGCTTCTTATGCGGCCTCTGCAGGTGGACTCCCTTCAGGCAGTTTTGATGACCCGGGTCTTGGTAGTGCTTTAAGCGATTTGTCTTCAGAAAACGGCCTCGGGAGGAGCATGGGGGGACTTATTAGAGCCCATTACAAATGGAAGGACCGTTATATGATAAATGCTGGTATCAGAGCGGACGCAAGCTCCAAGTTTGGCGATGATACTAAATGGGGAAACTTCCCGTTTGGCGGTGTGGCTTGGAGAGCCTCGGAGGAATCCTTTCTAAGGGATAAAACTTGGCTGAACGAACTTAAGATTAGGGGAAGTTTCGGTGTAAACGGCCGTTCTCCGAGTGGCATGGGGCATTTTAGCATATACAAGACGGGAGGCAGTTATATAGACCAAGGAACGGTGTATCCCGACAATGTCAAACTCAAGAACCTAAAATGGGAACGTGTGACGCAAGCGAACTTGGGCTTTGAGCTTGCCGCTTATGACAATCGTTTTAACGCTGAGTTCGATGTATATGAAAAAGTCTCTACGGACTTGCTATGGGACCTCAACGTGCCTACATCATCCGGTTTTTCGAAATACAAGATGAATGCGGGTGGCATGACAAACAGGGGTATTGAGTTAGCGCTTCGGGCAGTGCCGATACAAACAAAAGATTGGAGACTCGACTTGCAGTTCAATATTTCCAGAAATGAAAACCGTGTAGATGAAGTTCCTGATAACTTCAGCCTGACAAAAGGAAATATGCGGGAAAATGGCAATTACGCAACCAAAGTTACGGAGGGAAATCCGATTGGAGGTTTCTATGGCTATGTCTACAAAGGGGTGTACTCCGTAGATTCTGAGGCGATCGTGTATGACAAAAACGGAGAGCAAGTGATTGATCCTATCACGGGGTATCCGTTGAGGATGTTAATGAGTGGCAGTAACTATCGTTTCAGGGAAGGTGACGCCAGTTATGCAGACCTGGATTACGACGGAGAAATCGGGGAAAATGATGTCGCTTACCTTGGGTCGAGTAATCCGAAGTACACAGGAGGTTTTGGTTTTAGAATTCGTTACAAAGGGCTGAGCCTGAGTTCGAATTTCCACTTCAGACAAGGGCAGGATATCGTGAATATCGCCAGAATGAAGACCGAAAACATGTACACCAAAAATAACCAAAGTACGGCCACTATGAACCGTTGGCGTTTTCCTGGTGACCAAACAGATATCCCAAGGGCCGTACACGGAATGGCTTACAATTGGTTAGGTTCGGACAGGTTCGTAGAAGACGGATCGTTTGTGAGATGGAAAAACCTTTCGGTGAATTACAGATTTGCCAAAGAGTTGATCAAGAAGTTCAACCTTTCGGATTTGTCTGTCTTTGCTACGGCTTACAACCTTTACACATTTACGGAATACACGGGCCAAGACCCCGAAGTTCCTTTAGGGGCCGATCCGTATTTCTTTGGAAAGGATACATCGACTACGCCACCGAGCAGAACTTACACTCTTGGTATGACCGTAATTTTTTAA
- a CDS encoding RagB/SusD family nutrient uptake outer membrane protein: MKTKLKIIFAFILAFAGSSCGSWLEVEPQNDITLEDYWKSKKDIRLALNTSYSQLRGQVNTLFLWGEIRGGFLKDGPDSNTDYERILRLEILEGNDVAKWGGIYKVINYANTVLKYAPTVRSSDLSLGKKELNAYLAEAYFLRSLSYFYLVRTFKDIPFHLEPTDSDDVDIFLEKTPEKEVLAKLIEDLEWAERYIPKNLESAEYNHGFATQAAVQALLADIYLWDEQYDKCIEKCDKIINRSAFVLVEIWDNIFEEGNTVEGIFEIPFDRDRNQKNSLKKVLGETDNPIFTVPEEVMELYRSRDRRKNVTFASLSGGDDGDEATAIINKYYSGSLYNNEDANWIVYRYADILMMKAEALVEKGEFFEAQELVEQIRERAGLGVRVLPEDVERSEDIILEERALEFAYEGKRWFDLLRMAKRNDFKRKDNLIDILTKNVDPGDVPKWRSLLSDPMSYYLPIHFDELEKNLNLKQNPYYE; the protein is encoded by the coding sequence ATGAAAACGAAATTAAAAATAATCTTTGCGTTCATTCTGGCTTTTGCGGGTAGCTCCTGCGGTTCGTGGCTGGAAGTGGAACCGCAGAACGATATAACCTTGGAGGATTATTGGAAATCCAAAAAGGACATTAGGCTGGCGTTAAACACGTCATATTCGCAACTGAGAGGACAGGTGAATACGCTATTCCTTTGGGGAGAGATAAGAGGTGGGTTTCTTAAGGACGGCCCGGATTCGAATACAGACTACGAAAGGATTCTGAGATTGGAAATCCTAGAGGGTAATGATGTGGCGAAATGGGGCGGAATTTACAAAGTGATTAATTACGCAAACACTGTTCTGAAGTATGCCCCTACGGTCCGCTCCTCGGATTTGTCTTTAGGCAAAAAAGAGTTGAACGCTTATCTGGCGGAAGCTTACTTCTTGCGTTCCTTGAGTTACTTCTATTTGGTGAGAACCTTTAAGGATATCCCTTTCCATTTGGAGCCTACCGATAGCGATGATGTGGATATTTTCTTGGAAAAAACGCCGGAGAAAGAGGTGTTGGCAAAGCTTATCGAGGATTTGGAATGGGCGGAGCGCTATATTCCGAAGAACCTCGAATCGGCGGAATATAACCACGGATTCGCCACACAAGCTGCCGTTCAGGCATTGTTGGCCGATATTTACCTCTGGGATGAACAGTATGACAAGTGTATTGAGAAATGCGACAAAATTATCAATAGATCGGCTTTTGTTTTGGTGGAAATCTGGGACAATATTTTCGAGGAAGGAAATACCGTTGAAGGTATTTTCGAAATACCTTTTGACCGGGATAGAAACCAAAAAAACAGTTTGAAAAAAGTTCTGGGCGAAACGGACAACCCAATTTTCACAGTGCCTGAAGAAGTGATGGAACTCTATAGAAGTCGTGACCGTAGAAAAAACGTGACTTTTGCAAGTCTCTCTGGAGGCGACGACGGTGATGAGGCGACCGCAATTATCAACAAGTATTATAGCGGGTCATTATACAATAATGAAGACGCGAATTGGATAGTTTACCGTTATGCCGATATTTTGATGATGAAGGCCGAGGCTTTGGTTGAGAAAGGCGAATTTTTCGAGGCCCAAGAGTTAGTGGAACAAATCCGTGAAAGGGCGGGACTTGGAGTACGCGTTCTTCCAGAGGATGTAGAACGTAGCGAAGATATAATTTTGGAAGAAAGGGCCTTGGAGTTTGCCTACGAGGGAAAACGTTGGTTTGACCTTCTTAGAATGGCCAAAAGGAATGACTTCAAACGTAAGGACAATCTCATAGACATCTTGACTAAAAATGTGGATCCGGGAGACGTACCGAAATGGAGGAGTTTGCTCTCTGATCCGATGAGCTACTATTTGCCGATTCATTTTGATGAGTTGGAAAAGAATCTGAACCTGAAGCAAAACCCTTATTACGAATAA
- a CDS encoding fasciclin domain-containing protein, which produces MAKNFIYKFIGYVMFAFLGVSVLSSCDEVDKGSLTEPEYLTAVQFMEQDPEGRFSEWLKILEASDFYGVWGARGDYTILACGNQGVKDYLAENGYSDIASMEKDDINRLVKNHTVLTSYESYTFSQGPMGDTTMNGNYLTVIYRDGGLNNLLVNQTSVIVDRDNICTNGILHVLDKPVAPIVDGAYTMMKKSGKYNILVEAMEKTGLSTQLDASTINDGSLANYTVFVEPDEVFKAKGINDINELVNHLEAGDDFTEPSNALYKFLSNHVLDRKLYSNVFRDEMYMTIGGSMVEILPESEIYVNPRYNVLGELEPENSNTLDVFQMDGQSKNAVIHELKDILYVFQPAPKEFVDDICDVPEIRKYKQEEINGRYFSSEDIARWKGKGYIVFKYQLGSRGYNNDFAHCFNAKFGWFEYTTKPILKGKYKIQVKFAETGAGSHFIFVDGEKCPDPTKPGSQYHDIGVYEFKENGTHIMRYESLTGSKLLLDAFIFTPVK; this is translated from the coding sequence ATGGCAAAAAACTTTATATACAAATTTATCGGTTACGTCATGTTCGCGTTCTTGGGCGTTTCCGTTTTATCGTCCTGTGATGAGGTCGACAAGGGCTCCCTTACTGAGCCGGAGTACCTTACCGCCGTTCAGTTTATGGAACAAGACCCCGAAGGTCGCTTTTCGGAGTGGTTGAAAATCTTGGAGGCTTCCGATTTTTACGGTGTTTGGGGCGCAAGAGGAGATTACACTATTCTGGCTTGCGGAAACCAAGGCGTTAAGGATTATTTGGCCGAGAACGGTTATTCGGACATTGCTTCTATGGAAAAGGATGATATTAACCGTTTGGTTAAAAACCATACGGTTTTGACTAGCTACGAAAGCTACACTTTTTCACAAGGTCCGATGGGAGACACTACGATGAACGGAAATTACCTGACTGTAATATACAGGGATGGGGGACTGAACAATTTGTTGGTCAACCAAACCTCCGTCATTGTGGACAGGGATAATATCTGTACTAACGGTATACTGCATGTTCTGGACAAGCCGGTGGCTCCAATCGTAGACGGGGCCTATACTATGATGAAAAAATCCGGCAAATACAATATCCTTGTGGAGGCTATGGAAAAAACCGGATTAAGCACGCAATTGGACGCCTCCACAATCAATGACGGTAGTTTAGCCAATTATACAGTATTTGTGGAGCCCGACGAGGTTTTCAAAGCCAAAGGTATAAATGACATCAACGAATTAGTGAATCATTTGGAGGCTGGAGATGATTTTACGGAACCCTCAAACGCTCTTTACAAATTCTTGAGCAATCATGTTTTGGACCGTAAGCTGTATTCGAATGTGTTTCGTGACGAGATGTATATGACTATTGGCGGTTCGATGGTGGAGATTTTGCCTGAATCTGAGATTTACGTTAACCCAAGATATAACGTGCTGGGAGAACTGGAACCGGAAAATTCCAACACATTGGACGTGTTTCAAATGGACGGGCAATCCAAGAATGCGGTAATTCATGAATTAAAGGATATTCTCTATGTGTTCCAGCCTGCGCCCAAAGAGTTTGTTGATGATATCTGTGATGTTCCTGAAATACGAAAGTACAAACAGGAAGAAATAAACGGCAGATATTTTTCATCAGAAGATATCGCAAGGTGGAAAGGCAAAGGCTATATCGTTTTTAAGTATCAGTTAGGCAGTAGGGGTTATAACAATGATTTTGCGCATTGTTTTAATGCCAAATTCGGTTGGTTTGAATACACCACAAAGCCTATACTGAAGGGCAAATACAAAATCCAGGTGAAGTTCGCCGAAACCGGAGCGGGTTCGCATTTCATATTTGTTGATGGGGAAAAATGTCCCGACCCGACCAAACCAGGGTCCCAATATCATGATATCGGCGTCTATGAATTCAAAGAAAACGGAACCCATATTATGCGTTATGAATCTTTGACGGGATCTAAGCTACTTCTTGATGCCTTTATTTTCACTCCTGTAAAATGA
- a CDS encoding fasciclin domain-containing protein, whose amino-acid sequence MRNFFRIILISAWVPLFFSCDEKDDHFLDPGSGLVQNVSVGKYLSENSEYAYFSKLLESSGYMDSVSGTRPVTVFLPPEGALESLNIPQDSLEKLVTYHIGNTLLYDYHFDKKEDSGEYLRRFIKTLYAKKNVWADKDGTDITLDLEMHIQGDPVICTNGLVYKLDKALLPKKNIFEGLQGLPDSYMAFNNFVLKDSLLFDKVNSPVLGVDEFGDNVYDSLFILDYVYLQRYGRIDNEDHDFTSLLMSDKALENTIGQMVKRYYGSEENLPDYFEDEEFIETLRERVLASTILREKVTDLQVGDTVRTTSVGKIIITPEWLSHQPKRFSNGYLYEISEVQMLMGEAMGRRNPFDASESEFLKYDFDREDIELDVAVKGGEVAMTFVAEAPFWVEYTLEKVMAGEHKLYIEGLRSGTTEAKVILDGKVLDNAYRPSGEWKRDLYRDLYFPEFGDKVIRFEVNVANKDGEYKLALNEFVFYPVYE is encoded by the coding sequence ATGAGAAATTTTTTTAGAATAATACTGATTTCGGCATGGGTTCCGTTATTCTTTTCTTGTGATGAAAAGGATGACCACTTTCTCGATCCGGGTTCAGGGCTTGTACAAAATGTATCGGTGGGTAAATACCTGTCGGAAAATAGCGAGTATGCGTATTTTTCAAAATTGCTGGAATCTTCGGGATATATGGATTCCGTTTCGGGCACTCGTCCGGTTACGGTGTTTTTGCCTCCCGAAGGGGCATTGGAATCTTTGAATATTCCGCAAGACTCACTAGAGAAACTTGTGACATACCATATTGGCAATACTCTTCTTTATGATTATCATTTTGATAAAAAGGAAGATTCGGGCGAATACCTTAGGCGATTCATAAAAACCCTGTATGCCAAGAAGAATGTCTGGGCTGATAAGGATGGTACGGACATTACTTTGGACCTTGAGATGCACATTCAGGGAGATCCCGTTATATGCACTAATGGTTTGGTGTACAAACTGGATAAAGCGCTGTTGCCAAAGAAAAATATCTTTGAGGGATTGCAAGGGCTACCGGATAGCTACATGGCATTTAACAATTTTGTACTGAAAGATTCTTTGCTCTTTGATAAGGTGAACAGTCCTGTGTTGGGTGTTGACGAATTTGGTGATAATGTATACGATTCCCTTTTTATTCTCGATTATGTATACTTACAGCGTTATGGGCGTATAGATAATGAAGATCATGATTTTACCTCATTACTTATGTCGGATAAGGCGTTGGAGAACACTATCGGTCAAATGGTAAAAAGGTATTACGGATCAGAGGAAAATCTTCCTGATTATTTCGAAGACGAAGAGTTTATCGAAACACTTAGAGAAAGAGTGTTAGCCTCCACAATTTTAAGGGAAAAAGTAACAGACTTACAAGTTGGCGATACCGTGAGAACCACCAGTGTTGGGAAAATAATTATTACTCCTGAATGGTTATCTCACCAGCCCAAGAGGTTCAGCAACGGATATCTTTACGAAATCTCGGAAGTACAGATGCTTATGGGCGAAGCTATGGGGCGTAGAAATCCTTTTGACGCTTCTGAAAGCGAGTTTCTGAAATATGATTTCGACAGGGAAGATATAGAATTGGATGTGGCCGTAAAGGGAGGCGAAGTCGCCATGACTTTCGTGGCGGAAGCGCCGTTTTGGGTAGAGTATACCTTGGAAAAAGTTATGGCAGGGGAACATAAGCTCTACATTGAGGGCTTGAGAAGCGGTACAACCGAAGCCAAAGTAATCTTGGACGGGAAGGTGCTGGATAACGCTTACCGTCCATCAGGTGAATGGAAAAGGGATCTGTATAGAGACCTTTACTTTCCGGAATTTGGAGATAAGGTGATCCGTTTCGAAGTCAATGTGGCTAATAAAGACGGAGAGTACAAGCTGGCGCTGAATGAATTCGTGTTCTATCCTGTTTATGAATGA